In Pirellulales bacterium, one DNA window encodes the following:
- the rpsT gene encoding 30S ribosomal protein S20, whose translation MPNIASARKRHRQNLKARARNRAVKSELKTEIRKVNETAAAGKMADAELEFRVAVAKLDRAAAKRIIHPNRAARLKSRLSAHLKSMKKK comes from the coding sequence ATGCCCAACATTGCTAGTGCGCGAAAGCGTCATCGACAAAACCTCAAAGCCCGGGCCCGCAACCGCGCCGTCAAAAGCGAGTTGAAGACCGAAATCCGCAAAGTCAACGAAACGGCGGCAGCCGGAAAAATGGCCGATGCGGAATTGGAATTCCGCGTCGCCGTGGCCAAGCTCGATCGCGCGGCCGCCAAGCGAATTATTCATCCCAACCGGGCGGCCCGGTTGAAATCGCGCCTCTCGGCACATTTGAAGTCGATGAAGAAGAAATAG